In Acinetobacter sp. WCHAc010034, a genomic segment contains:
- a CDS encoding SCP2 sterol-binding domain-containing protein has product MPAFLTDDWFSTVETLTAQAGDLNLPPALANLAINLVVADASGNTELSLDGGAIKKGLSGNAKTTLIMDAETLRKVFLEFDMAAAMQAFMTGKIKVQGDMSQLMALQTAKPSQEQKDLFKRVLEQTA; this is encoded by the coding sequence ATGCCTGCTTTTCTAACTGATGATTGGTTTTCAACTGTTGAGACTCTTACCGCGCAAGCCGGCGACTTGAACCTGCCGCCTGCGCTGGCGAACCTTGCAATCAACCTGGTGGTTGCGGATGCTTCAGGCAATACTGAATTATCTTTAGATGGCGGCGCAATTAAAAAAGGCCTTTCCGGCAATGCCAAAACCACGCTGATTATGGATGCGGAAACTTTGCGCAAAGTATTCCTTGAGTTTGACATGGCTGCCGCCATGCAGGCCTTCATGACCGGCAAAATCAAAGTGCAGGGCGACATGTCCCAGCTGATGGCGCTGCAGACGGCAAAGCCGAGCCAAGAGCAGAAAGACCTGTTCAAGCGGGTGCTGGAGCAGACTGCTTAA
- the ttcA gene encoding tRNA 2-thiocytidine(32) synthetase TtcA, with translation MYSPVESEQGFNFKPELPTSSAYYRLLKKLRRQVGHAIRDFNMIEDGDKVMVCVSGGKDSYTLLDIMLQFQRIAPISFDVVAVNLDQKQPGFPEDILPRYLEENNIPYYILEKDTYSITKRLTPEGKTYCAVCSRLRRGSLYGFAQEIGATKVALGHHRDDILATFFLNLFHGGSLKAMPPKLLSSDKKNMLIRPLAYVEEKDIIKYAEMRKFPIIPCNLCGSQENLQRAIINDMLREWDNAHPKRLHSIFGALQNVSPSQLADRELFDFEALDSQREFDFKGSCSTEEAAEGENKRINMVNLGYAAE, from the coding sequence ATGTACTCGCCCGTTGAGTCCGAACAAGGATTTAATTTCAAGCCCGAACTGCCGACCAGTTCTGCGTACTACCGTTTGCTGAAGAAGCTCCGCCGCCAAGTGGGGCACGCCATTCGTGACTTTAACATGATCGAAGACGGCGACAAGGTGATGGTGTGCGTTTCCGGCGGTAAAGACAGCTATACCTTGCTGGATATCATGCTGCAGTTTCAGCGCATTGCGCCGATCAGCTTCGATGTGGTGGCAGTCAACTTAGACCAGAAGCAGCCGGGCTTTCCGGAAGATATCCTGCCGCGTTATTTGGAAGAGAATAACATTCCCTATTACATTCTTGAAAAAGACACCTACAGCATCACCAAGCGCCTGACGCCGGAAGGCAAGACCTACTGTGCGGTCTGTTCGCGCCTGCGCCGCGGCTCGCTGTACGGCTTTGCGCAGGAAATCGGCGCAACCAAAGTGGCCCTGGGCCATCACCGCGATGATATTCTGGCGACCTTTTTCCTGAACCTGTTCCACGGCGGCAGCCTAAAGGCGATGCCGCCTAAGCTGCTGTCGTCCGACAAAAAGAACATGCTGATCCGTCCGCTGGCCTATGTGGAAGAGAAGGACATCATCAAGTACGCGGAAATGCGCAAGTTCCCGATTATTCCATGCAACCTTTGCGGTTCGCAGGAAAACCTGCAGCGCGCCATTATTAATGACATGCTGCGCGAATGGGACAATGCGCATCCGAAACGCCTGCACAGCATTTTCGGCGCGCTGCAGAATGTTTCGCCTTCGCAGCTGGCGGACCGCGAGCTGTTTGATTTTGAGGCTCTGGACAGCCAGCGCGAGTTTGACTTCAAAGGCAGCTGTTCTACCGAAGAGGCTGCTGAAGGCGAAAACAAGCGCATCAATATGGTCAATTTGGGCTATGCTGCGGAATAG
- the greB gene encoding transcription elongation factor GreB has product MKSNLITRGGHDLLAAELKHLWHEQRPEITQKVNWAASLGDRSENADYQYNKQLLRKIDRRVRYLGKRLEELRIVDYSPEQAGKVYFGAWADIENEAGEQRTLRIVGVDEIYDHHPQHVSIDSPMARALLGKQVDDEAEVLTPSGKKRWYINAIRYEQPENAPNWRQ; this is encoded by the coding sequence ATGAAGTCTAACTTAATTACCCGCGGCGGACACGATTTGCTGGCCGCTGAATTAAAGCATTTGTGGCACGAACAGCGGCCGGAAATCACCCAGAAAGTCAACTGGGCGGCCAGCCTGGGCGACCGCTCTGAAAATGCCGATTATCAGTATAATAAGCAGCTGCTGAGGAAAATTGACCGGCGCGTCCGCTATCTGGGCAAGCGCCTGGAAGAGCTGCGCATTGTCGATTATTCGCCGGAGCAGGCAGGGAAAGTTTACTTTGGCGCCTGGGCCGATATTGAAAATGAAGCCGGCGAGCAGCGGACTTTGCGCATTGTCGGCGTGGATGAAATTTATGACCATCATCCGCAGCATGTTTCAATTGATTCGCCGATGGCGCGCGCGCTGCTGGGCAAGCAGGTGGATGATGAGGCGGAAGTGCTGACGCCTTCTGGAAAAAAACGATGGTATATCAATGCAATCCGCTATGAGCAGCCTGAAAATGCGCCGAATTGGCGGCAATGA
- a CDS encoding 4-phosphoerythronate dehydrogenase has translation MKIVADENLAFTDYFFAEFGEIRQAAGRMLSHADVQDAGALLVRSVTKVNQALIQHTALEFVGSATIGTDHLDIAALQRQGIAWSNAPGCNAQAVAEYVIAALLHLRPELLDAGQSFSLGIVGLGNVGSRLAAMAKLLGWNVIGYDPYVQLEGLQQPAFDELLAQADAVSIHVPLTQTGAHPTYHLINADALAKMKPEAILINSARGPVVAEADLIADIQRTRRRAVLDVFEHEPEISEELLSLISLVTPHIAGYSLEGKARGTQMIYEAFCKTFAKDAVKRFETQLPACAQYFQHQDLKTALQRHLKQIYDIAQDDQNLRACLKGGKVDQKAFDHLRKTYPLRREWAAHGGPKA, from the coding sequence ATGAAAATCGTCGCAGATGAAAATCTGGCATTTACCGATTACTTCTTTGCTGAGTTTGGTGAAATCCGCCAGGCAGCGGGTCGCATGCTCAGCCATGCCGATGTGCAGGATGCCGGCGCGCTGCTGGTGCGCTCAGTGACGAAAGTCAATCAGGCGCTGATTCAGCATACGGCGCTTGAATTTGTCGGCAGCGCCACCATCGGCACAGACCATTTGGACATTGCCGCGCTGCAGCGGCAGGGCATTGCATGGTCAAATGCGCCCGGCTGCAATGCGCAGGCGGTTGCGGAATATGTGATTGCTGCGCTGCTGCATTTAAGGCCGGAGCTGCTGGATGCCGGCCAAAGCTTCAGCTTAGGCATTGTTGGCTTGGGCAATGTCGGTTCGCGCTTAGCAGCTATGGCCAAGCTGCTGGGCTGGAATGTCATCGGCTATGACCCCTATGTGCAGCTGGAAGGCCTGCAGCAGCCGGCATTCGATGAGCTGCTGGCGCAGGCGGATGCAGTTTCCATCCATGTGCCCTTGACCCAAACGGGCGCGCATCCGACCTATCATTTAATCAATGCGGACGCTTTGGCGAAAATGAAGCCTGAGGCCATCCTGATCAATTCCGCGCGCGGCCCGGTAGTGGCTGAGGCTGACCTGATTGCGGACATTCAGCGCACCCGGCGCCGCGCTGTGCTGGATGTGTTCGAGCATGAGCCTGAAATTTCAGAAGAGCTGCTCAGCCTCATCAGCTTAGTGACGCCGCATATTGCCGGCTACAGCCTGGAAGGCAAGGCGCGCGGCACGCAGATGATTTATGAAGCGTTCTGCAAAACTTTCGCTAAAGATGCAGTCAAGCGGTTTGAAACGCAGCTGCCGGCCTGCGCACAGTACTTCCAGCATCAGGATTTGAAAACCGCCTTACAGCGCCATCTCAAGCAGATTTATGATATTGCGCAGGATGATCAGAACCTGCGCGCCTGCCTGAAAGGCGGCAAAGTCGATCAAAAAGCCTTTGATCATTTACGCAAAACTTATCCCTTGCGCCGCGAATGGGCTGCGCATGGAGGGCCTAAAGCATGA
- a CDS encoding transglycosylase SLT domain-containing protein — protein sequence MHSSSTSGSRLCLSSLKSISIKALAFSTVVLPFHSINASKTTYQFDNVVNSSKLVVVSVVNPTTVFEDSAHFHGFGYDLVRNYADSLNVKLEFKTVDDNATALKWVKQGKASFAMTTASIQSIEEKHLTSFSASCGETASLQKNGLNADLNWVFKHADDPLSQTASGFVCRSKQNGILQQLASFYNRNLIKQESWNSIQRDLNSRMPIYKASFQRTAEQYDLDWHLLAAIGYQESYLKPNSVSPTGVRGLMMLTSSTAKAMGVSNRTDPAQSIQGGAKYYDQMLDRYSDIPYPDRNWYALVAYNMGPGAVNQIQSRIKAQGKDPDQWVNLYAYLDRNKAGNGRYRQAVQYVTRIRAYLEHIKTTPQLVNI from the coding sequence ATGCACAGTAGTTCAACTTCTGGGTCGAGGCTTTGCCTTAGCTCACTTAAATCCATCTCAATTAAAGCGCTTGCCTTCAGTACTGTTGTACTTCCATTCCACAGCATTAACGCAAGCAAAACAACGTATCAGTTCGATAACGTTGTCAACAGCAGCAAGCTTGTTGTTGTTTCAGTGGTTAATCCAACCACCGTCTTTGAAGACAGCGCGCACTTTCATGGCTTCGGCTATGATCTGGTCCGCAACTATGCAGACAGCCTGAATGTCAAGCTTGAGTTCAAAACAGTGGATGACAACGCCACTGCGCTGAAATGGGTCAAGCAGGGCAAAGCCAGCTTTGCCATGACTACCGCCAGCATCCAGAGCATTGAAGAAAAGCATTTGACTTCATTTTCCGCCTCTTGCGGCGAAACCGCTTCCCTGCAGAAAAATGGCCTGAATGCAGACCTGAACTGGGTGTTCAAGCATGCAGATGACCCGCTTAGCCAAACCGCCAGCGGCTTTGTCTGCCGCTCCAAGCAAAACGGCATCCTGCAGCAGCTGGCCTCATTCTATAACCGCAACCTGATCAAGCAGGAATCGTGGAATTCGATTCAGCGCGATTTGAACAGCCGCATGCCGATTTACAAGGCGAGCTTTCAGCGCACTGCCGAGCAGTATGATCTGGACTGGCATCTGCTGGCCGCCATCGGCTATCAGGAATCTTACCTGAAGCCGAACTCTGTTTCTCCCACAGGCGTGCGCGGCTTAATGATGCTGACCAGCAGCACAGCCAAGGCCATGGGGGTCAGCAACCGCACGGATCCTGCGCAAAGCATTCAAGGCGGCGCAAAATACTATGACCAGATGTTGGACCGCTATTCGGACATTCCTTATCCGGACCGCAACTGGTATGCGCTGGTGGCGTACAATATGGGGCCTGGCGCCGTAAACCAGATCCAGTCGCGCATTAAGGCGCAAGGCAAGGATCCGGATCAGTGGGTCAACCTGTATGCCTATTTGGACCGCAACAAAGCCGGCAATGGCCGCTACCGCCAGGCTGTGCAGTATGTGACGCGCATCCGCGCTTATTTAGAGCACATCAAGACCACGCCGCAGCTGGTGAACATCTGA
- a CDS encoding lytic transglycosylase domain-containing protein, with translation MNNKFGIFALYACSAAAALAGAASAHAGQIYIYKDNKGSTLLTNRKSSDRSLTKVKATYYPDSNIHSYSNWGASESSVLPSYSRNKDAFDHIIKQASQQHGVSEGLIKAVMHTESGFNVNARSPVGAQGLMQLMPATARRFNVSNAYDPYQNIMAGARYLAWLTKRFNGNTALVLAGYNAGEGNVRKYGGVPPFRETQDYVRRVTSRYSNLYAGGSGIVSDIPAAPSRGQIIASSSNYGQPAAAPENKASRQQRAIIQNADGSFTDAPGSYATANASASARIYFKE, from the coding sequence ATGAACAATAAATTTGGGATATTTGCACTCTACGCATGCAGCGCAGCGGCGGCCTTAGCGGGCGCTGCATCCGCTCACGCCGGTCAAATCTATATCTACAAAGACAATAAAGGCAGCACCCTGCTGACCAACCGCAAAAGCTCAGACCGCTCGCTGACCAAAGTCAAGGCGACCTATTATCCTGACAGCAATATTCACTCCTACAGCAACTGGGGCGCCAGCGAATCTTCGGTTTTGCCCAGCTACAGCCGCAATAAGGATGCCTTTGACCATATCATTAAGCAGGCCTCCCAGCAGCACGGCGTTTCCGAAGGCCTGATTAAAGCGGTGATGCACACCGAGTCCGGCTTCAATGTCAATGCGCGCTCGCCTGTCGGCGCGCAGGGCCTGATGCAGCTGATGCCGGCCACCGCCCGGCGCTTCAATGTGTCGAATGCCTATGACCCCTATCAGAACATTATGGCCGGCGCGCGCTATCTGGCCTGGCTGACCAAGCGCTTTAACGGCAACACCGCGCTGGTTCTGGCCGGCTACAATGCCGGCGAAGGCAATGTGCGGAAATACGGCGGCGTTCCGCCGTTCCGCGAAACCCAGGACTATGTGCGCCGCGTCACCAGCCGCTACAGCAATCTGTACGCCGGCGGCTCCGGCATAGTCAGCGATATTCCGGCAGCCCCTTCCCGCGGGCAGATCATCGCCAGCTCCAGCAATTACGGGCAGCCGGCAGCCGCGCCGGAGAATAAAGCCTCACGCCAGCAGCGCGCGATCATTCAGAACGCGGACGGCAGCTTCACCGATGCGCCGGGCTCTTATGCCACTGCCAATGCATCGGCCTCAGCGCGGATCTATTTCAAAGAATAA